Below is a window of Synechococcus sp. MW101C3 DNA.
CCTCAGCAGCCGCCCGGAGCAGCGCCAGCTGCTGGTGGAGGAGGAGCAGCGGGAACGGCAGCAGCGGCTGAAGCGGCGGCAGCTGGAGGTGCAGGCGGAGGCGGAACGGCTGCGGCGCGCCCTGCTGGAGCTGGCCACCGAGATCACCCAGTGGCAGGGGCGGGTGGAGCGGGCCCGGGCCGCCGGCGCCAGCGCGCTGGCCGACCAGGCCGAAGCCCGGCTGCGGCAGCTGATGGCTCTGGGCCGCGACCGCTGGCAGGCCCTCAGCAGCCTGGGCGATGAGTTCCGCCGCCTGGACGCCGACCTGGCGGCCCTGCAACGGGAGCAGGAGCAACAGGCGGCTACCGCCGCAGCCTCAGGCGCGCCTGCGCAAGCTGGGTCGGGGGAACGCGGGCCGGGCCCAGCTGGAGCGACCCAGGGCAGCCAGGCAGAGGCGGCAGGAGCAGCAGCGGCGGCAGCTTCCTCCCCCGCCACGCCGCTCGATCCGATCGAGCTGGAAGCCGCCTGGTCGGCGTTTGTGGCGCAGCAGGAACTGGAGGAGCTGCGCCGCCGCCACGGCACCCCGCCGGTCTGAGCCGGCCGCCATGGGATTCCTGCTCTCCAAGCTGCTGCCGCTGCTGCTCTACCCGCTGGGGCTGGCCATCGGCCTGCAGACGATCGCCCTGGCGGGGCGGCGCCGCCGCTGGAGCCCCTGGCTGAGTGGCGGCAGCCTGGCGTTGCTGTGGATCAGTGCCCTGCCGTTCACGGCCCGGCAGCTGGTCTGGGGCCTGGAGGAGCGCAGCGCCGCCCTCACCCCCAGCCCGCTTCCCACCGCCGACGCCGTGATCGTGCTGGGCGGCGGCCTGCAGCCCCAGCTGGCGCCCCGCACCAGCGTGGAGGTGAACGAGGCGGGCGACCGCCTGCTCACCGGCGTGCGGCTGCTGCAGGCCGGCAAGGCGCCGCTGCTGCTGCTGAGCGGCGGCAGGGTGACCTTCCGCAGCGCCAACCCGGCGCCGGCGGAGGCTGAAACGGCGCGGCGGCTGGCACTGGAGCTCGGCGTGCCGGAGGGGCGCCTGCTGCTCAGCGATCAGGCCCGCACCACCGCGGAAGAGGCCCTGGCGCTGCGTGCGATCGGCCGGGCCCGGGGCTGGCGTTCAGTGCTGCTGGTCACCAGCGCGATGCACATGCCCCGCTCGCTGGCCACGTTTCAGCGCCGCTCAGGGCTCCAGGTGGTGCCGGTGGCCTGCGACTACCTGCTGCCGGCCCGCAGCGCAACCGGAAGCCCGACCGCCGCCTCGCTGCTGATCGAGCTGCTGCCCGAAGCGGGCGCCCTGCAGCTCACCACCCAGGCGCTCAAGGAGCACCTGGGGCTGCTGGTGTACCGGCTGCGCGGCTGGAGTTGATGGCCGGGATGGGGCGCAGACGGGCTTGCGGCGGCCAACCAGGGCGGCAGCTACTTCTTTGGCGCCGGTGGCACCAGGCTCACACCTTCGGGCGGCGGGGTGGGATCGGGATCGGCGATCAGCATGTGCTGGAGCACGATCTCCGGGCGTTCACTGTCGCGCCAACGGATCCTGTAAGCCGGCATCTTGGTGCCACGGCTGGTGGTCTGCTCCACCGGCTCCATCACCCAACCGCGACGGGAGCGGCCCTGAGGGTTGCGCTTGACCACCGCATCTGCGTGCTTGAAGCGGAATCCAACGCGCTCACCGCTCATGGGCCAAGGTCAGTGCCAACGTGACCCCATTATCCACTTTGCCCTTCAAGCTCCAGTGGAACCGGCCTCTGGACGCAAGAGCGGGAAGGCGATCACATCACGGATGCTGGGGCTGTCGGTGAGCAGCATGGCCAACCGGTCGATGCCGATGCCCAGCCCGCCGGTGGGAGGCATGCCCACCTCAAGAGCTTGGAGGAAATCCTCATCCACCCCCTGCGCCTCCAGGTCGCCGGCGAGGCGACGCTCCTGCTGGGCCTCCAGGCGCCGGCGCTGATCGACGGGATCGATCAGCTCGCTGAAGGCGTTGGCGGTTTCACGGCCCACGATGAACAGCTCGAAACGCTCCACCAAGCCGGGCTTGCTGCGGTGCGTGCGCGCCAGCGGTGAGATCTCCACCGGGTAATCGAGCACGAAGGTGGGCTGGATCAGGCTGGCTTCCACCCGCTGTTCGAAGGCCTCGTTGAGCAGACGACCCACGCTGTCAGCGGCGGCGGGCACCTCCAGCCCAGCGGCGACCATGGCGGCGGCGGCCTGCTCACGGCTGGCGAAGCCGTTGAAATCGAGCCCGGTGGCCTGCTCCACCAGCTCGTGCATGGTGGCCCGGCGCCAGGGGGGCGTGAGATCGATCGCCACGCCCTGATACGTGAGGGCGGTGGTGCCGCACACCTGCTCGGTGACGTCCGCGATCATCTGCTCGGTGAGCGCCATCATGTCGGTGTAATCGGCATAGGCCTGATACACCTCCACCGAAGTGAATTCGGGGTTGTGGCGTGTGCTGATGCCTTCGTTGCGGAAGATGCGGCCCAGTTCGTAGACCCGCTCGAAGCCACCCACCACCAGCCGCTTGAGATGCAGCTCGGTGGCGATGCGCAGGAACAGCGGCAGATCGAGGGCGTTGTGGTGGGTGCAGAAGGGGCGGGCGTCGGCGCCACCGGCCTCCAGATTCAGCACCGGCGTCTCGATCTCGAGGAAGTCGCGGGCATCGAGCCAGCGGCGGATGCCGCTCACCAGACGGGCACGGCGGCGGAAGGTTTCGCGGGTGTGCGGCGAAACGATCAGATCGAGATAGCGCTGGCGGTAGCGCTTCTCCACATCCGCCAGGCCATGCCATTTATCGGGCAGGGGCTGCAGCGACTTGCAGAGCATGTCCCAGGCCGTCACCTTCACCGACAGCTCACCCCGGTCGGTGCGCCGCAGTGTGCCGTGCACACCGATCAGATCGCCGGCATCCACCAGCGAGGTGATCTGGGCAAAGGCCTCGGGCTGCTCGGGCAAGGCCGCCAGCAGGTGGGCCTTCTCGATGAACAGCTGAATCGGGCCGCTTTCATCCACCAGGGTGAAGAAAGCGAGCTTGCCCATCACCCGGCGGGTCATCACCCGGCCGGCCACGGCCACGGCCACGGCACGCTCCTCGCCGTTGGGCAGGTCGGCGTGCTCCTGCTGCAGGGCAGCGGTGCGGTGGCTGGGCTCGAAGCGCAGGGCATAGGGGCCCTGACCGAGGGCCGCCAGGGCCTGGCCCTTCTCGAAGCGCGCCTGCTCCAGGCGGTTGACGGGGTGCTCCGGCAAGGCGACGAACAGGGGACGGAAGGAACCATCCTGCAGGAGCGCAGGCGGCGGGCCTAAGCGGTGACGGCGACCAGGGGGTCGATCATCCGTTGCGAGGCGTAGCCGGTGCCGCGCACGGTGAGGATCAGCTCGGGGTTGCGGGGGTCGGGTTCGAGCTTGCCGCGCAGGCGGGCCACATACACATCCACAACGCGCAGATCCGCGGCGCGGCGCGGCGGGTAGCCCCACAGCTGCTCAAGGATCTCGGCGCGCGGCACCACCCGGCCGGGCTCGCGGAACAGCAGCTCCAGCAAGCTGAATTCGGTGTAGGTGAGGCCGATGCGCTCACCGGCGCGGGTCACCTGACGGCGGTTGGTGTCCACCACCAGGTCTCCGATGCGCATCACACCCTGGCCGGCGGGGATGTCGCGGGGTTCGCTGTTGGCGGATCCACGCCCCACCCGCCGCAGGATCGTGGAGATGCGGGTTTCGAGTTCCTTGGGGCTGAACGGCTTGGGCAGGTAGTCGTCGGCGCCGAGATCAAGGCCGGCCACCCGCTCGGCGATCGCATCAAGAGCCGAGAGGAAGATGATCGGCACGCAGGATTCGGCCCGCAGGCGCCGGCATACCGCAAAGCCGTCCAGCTTCGGCAGCATCACGTCGAGCACGACGAGGTCGGGCTGCTCCTGATGGAACAGGGTGAGGGCCTCCTCCCCATCCTCGGCGCAGAGGACGCGGTAGCCCGCGAGCTGCAGGCGCATCACCAGCACGCGGCGCACGGCGGCCTCGTCGTCGACGACGAGCAGGGTGGCCTTGGGTGCTGTCCGCGTGTCCTGAACCACCGCCTCCGCCTTGGCTTGCCGAGGCTGCGTGTCCAGTGGCATCACAGAAACAGTCGTGAAGAAAAATCACCCTACCTGTCAGCTTGTACGCATGGAGAGCACAAGGCGCACGTCAGGGAGTAGCAGCGCCAAGACTTAATGATTTTTCAATAGTTGCAGCGGCGCCGGCAGCCACCGGTCAGCACCATTCTCACCAAGCCCATCGGTGGCCTCGCCGTGCGGCGCGGTCGCCACGCCGCACGGCGAGGCCAGGGCTCAGGGCCAGCGACCTTCCGCGTAGAGGTTCCATTCCCGCTCCGCCGCCAGCACGGCCGCATCGCTGCTGATCTGGCCAAGCATGGCGCGCTGGAGCTGGCGGTAGATGATCGCCTGCAGCCGCTTCACGCCGGGGTTGGCGGGCACCAGCACCCGTGCCCGCCCCAGCGTTTCAGCTGATTCCAGGCGTGCCGCATGCACCAGCGCCTGCTGGGGATCGGCAGGCGTGTCCCGCCGCAGCTGTTGCTCGATCGTGGTGAGCGCCTGCCGGGCCGAGGGGAGCACCCGCGCCTGCTCAGCGAAGCGGGCCTGATTGCTGGCGTTGGTCAGGAACAGGGCAAAGCTCATCGCTTCCTTGGGCATGGCGCTCTGGCGCGGAACCGCCAGGTTCATGACCGCCACGTTGGCGGTGCCGTCGGGGCCGGTGAGCGGCGGGTGGGGTTCGGTGACGGCAGCGATCCCCGGGGCGTTGGTCTGGATGCTGCGCAGGAACTCAGCGCCGCTGGCCAGCATCGCCAGCTCACCGCCCTGGTAGAGCTCGATCGCACGCCGGTAGCCCTGGCTCACCACTTCACGCGGCAGCAGGCCACGGCGGTAGAGATCGGTCCAGAAGGCGAAGGCCCGCCGACCCGCCGGGCTGTTGAAGGCGGCCCGTTGGCGGTCATCGGTGAGGGTCACACCCATCTGCACCATCGACTCCAGCAGCTCGGCCGAGTCATCCGGCACCACCGTGACGAACAGCGCATGGCGGCCGGTGCGCC
It encodes the following:
- a CDS encoding hercynine metabolism protein; its protein translation is MSGSWFEQLEAQLEQQLEAFLSSRPEQRQLLVEEEQRERQQRLKRRQLEVQAEAERLRRALLELATEITQWQGRVERARAAGASALADQAEARLRQLMALGRDRWQALSSLGDEFRRLDADLAALQREQEQQAATAAASGAPAQAGSGERGPGPAGATQGSQAEAAGAAAAAASSPATPLDPIELEAAWSAFVAQQELEELRRRHGTPPV
- a CDS encoding YdcF family protein; the protein is MGFLLSKLLPLLLYPLGLAIGLQTIALAGRRRRWSPWLSGGSLALLWISALPFTARQLVWGLEERSAALTPSPLPTADAVIVLGGGLQPQLAPRTSVEVNEAGDRLLTGVRLLQAGKAPLLLLSGGRVTFRSANPAPAEAETARRLALELGVPEGRLLLSDQARTTAEEALALRAIGRARGWRSVLLVTSAMHMPRSLATFQRRSGLQVVPVACDYLLPARSATGSPTAASLLIELLPEAGALQLTTQALKEHLGLLVYRLRGWS
- the lysS gene encoding lysine--tRNA ligase; protein product: MPEHPVNRLEQARFEKGQALAALGQGPYALRFEPSHRTAALQQEHADLPNGEERAVAVAVAGRVMTRRVMGKLAFFTLVDESGPIQLFIEKAHLLAALPEQPEAFAQITSLVDAGDLIGVHGTLRRTDRGELSVKVTAWDMLCKSLQPLPDKWHGLADVEKRYRQRYLDLIVSPHTRETFRRRARLVSGIRRWLDARDFLEIETPVLNLEAGGADARPFCTHHNALDLPLFLRIATELHLKRLVVGGFERVYELGRIFRNEGISTRHNPEFTSVEVYQAYADYTDMMALTEQMIADVTEQVCGTTALTYQGVAIDLTPPWRRATMHELVEQATGLDFNGFASREQAAAAMVAAGLEVPAAADSVGRLLNEAFEQRVEASLIQPTFVLDYPVEISPLARTHRSKPGLVERFELFIVGRETANAFSELIDPVDQRRRLEAQQERRLAGDLEAQGVDEDFLQALEVGMPPTGGLGIGIDRLAMLLTDSPSIRDVIAFPLLRPEAGSTGA
- the rpaB gene encoding response regulator transcription factor RpaB, giving the protein MPLDTQPRQAKAEAVVQDTRTAPKATLLVVDDEAAVRRVLVMRLQLAGYRVLCAEDGEEALTLFHQEQPDLVVLDVMLPKLDGFAVCRRLRAESCVPIIFLSALDAIAERVAGLDLGADDYLPKPFSPKELETRISTILRRVGRGSANSEPRDIPAGQGVMRIGDLVVDTNRRQVTRAGERIGLTYTEFSLLELLFREPGRVVPRAEILEQLWGYPPRRAADLRVVDVYVARLRGKLEPDPRNPELILTVRGTGYASQRMIDPLVAVTA
- a CDS encoding ABC transporter substrate-binding protein, which gives rise to MRGLTEGIRGRWRRRAVLTLLAAVLAGCGGPRSQGRQLNVWTLDLSPKFDAYLTEVIAAWEKENPGITVRWTDIPWGSVERKLLAAVYARTAPDVVNLNPLFAANLASKGGLLDLDPLLPPGASEIYLQRIWAASRNADGQFAIPWYLTARITLANRDLLKRAGYADPPRRWEEVPAFAEAVKRRTGRHALFVTVVPDDSAELLESMVQMGVTLTDDRQRAAFNSPAGRRAFAFWTDLYRRGLLPREVVSQGYRRAIELYQGGELAMLASGAEFLRSIQTNAPGIAAVTEPHPPLTGPDGTANVAVMNLAVPRQSAMPKEAMSFALFLTNASNQARFAEQARVLPSARQALTTIEQQLRRDTPADPQQALVHAARLESAETLGRARVLVPANPGVKRLQAIIYRQLQRAMLGQISSDAAVLAAEREWNLYAEGRWP